Below is a window of bacterium DNA.
CGCGAGCACCGCGTACGGGTGCTCCATGTCCTTGTAGGGGACGATCACCAGCTTCGCGTAGCCGTTCTTGCTCTTAGGAAAACTCTTCACCATCTCCTGAAACTGCTGGAGCTGATCCGGCGACACCGGAGGCCGGTACGCCAGCACGATGTATCCGTGCTCGAGGCTGTGCACCCAAAACCCCTCGAGGAGGCCCTCGGGGTACACGCCCCTCGGCGCCGGGGTGGGGTAGTGGTCCCCGGATGCCGGGGGGTGTGCGCGGTACTTGATGTCGCTGCCCATTGGCACGTGGGTGTTTCCCTCGTACGGGACCCGCTCGCCCTGGAGGGTCGGCCCGCCCTGGGCGGCGGTCCGCGAGGAGAGCGCCCACCAGACACCCCCCGCGATGACGACGAGGGCGGCAACCCCAACGGACCACCAGATCCACGCGGGCTGCCGCCGGCGGCGGCCCCCCGGCCGTACGACCGTGCGCGCCTGCGCCGCGCGCTCAGGGACCGGCCTGCTCGGAGGCGGTGGGCTCGGCGGCGGAACGGATGGACCTTCGCGAGCTCGACGGCGTCGCTCGGCGCGTGAGAGATGCTTCATCTGAGTGTCGACACCACCAGGGAGTTCGGGTCGATGATGCCGCGGTCCTTCGAGGACCACGGCGTGCCGCCGGCGACGATCATGAAGCGTACTACTTT
It encodes the following:
- a CDS encoding DUF3105 domain-containing protein, with the protein product MKHLSRAERRRRAREGPSVPPPSPPPPSRPVPERAAQARTVVRPGGRRRRQPAWIWWSVGVAALVVIAGGVWWALSSRTAAQGGPTLQGERVPYEGNTHVPMGSDIKYRAHPPASGDHYPTPAPRGVYPEGLLEGFWVHSLEHGYIVLAYRPPVSPDQLQQFQEMVKSFPKSKNGYAKLVIVPYKDMEHPYAVLA